A window of the Synechococcus sp. LTW-R genome harbors these coding sequences:
- a CDS encoding peptidylprolyl isomerase, whose product MDLKRWLDRWVPALLIAIAFAAFPLATPVQAALPPGNAVKDPAAILRNALPIEQSDLQTLQHRLESTSDDLRAKRWSALVNTVKRSQALLSTRADAIVASLPEAKQSEGQSLITTLQAQMDTLVASSESSDRDRFLDDRRAALSTVGDLEALLVGDFPFAIPSDFDALPRLLGRATVEIETTKGSVTAVVDGYNAPITAGAFVDLVKQGFYDGLPFTRAEDFYVLQTGDPKGPETGYIDPKTKAERQVPLEIMVPGEAEPFYNATFEDLGRFEATPVLPFATLGTMGWAHSDESLADGSSQFFFFLYEAELTPAGLNLVDGRYSAFGYVVDGFDVLEELGIDDSIVRARLIDGGENLKAHA is encoded by the coding sequence ATGGATCTGAAGCGCTGGCTGGATCGCTGGGTGCCCGCCCTGCTGATCGCAATCGCTTTTGCCGCCTTCCCACTGGCGACACCGGTCCAAGCGGCCCTGCCGCCGGGGAATGCCGTGAAGGATCCCGCCGCAATCCTTCGCAACGCTCTGCCGATCGAACAGTCGGATCTGCAAACGCTGCAGCACAGGCTGGAGAGCACCAGCGACGACCTCAGGGCCAAGCGCTGGAGCGCTCTGGTGAATACGGTCAAACGCAGTCAGGCCCTACTCAGCACCCGGGCTGACGCCATCGTGGCGAGCCTGCCTGAGGCCAAACAATCTGAGGGTCAAAGCCTGATCACCACCCTGCAGGCCCAGATGGACACCCTGGTGGCCAGCAGCGAGAGTTCAGACCGTGATCGCTTCCTGGACGACCGCCGCGCTGCCCTAAGCACCGTCGGGGACCTGGAGGCCCTGCTGGTGGGTGATTTCCCGTTCGCCATCCCCAGCGACTTTGATGCGCTGCCCCGGCTGCTGGGGCGCGCAACCGTTGAAATCGAGACCACCAAAGGCTCCGTCACGGCTGTGGTGGACGGCTACAACGCACCCATCACCGCGGGTGCGTTCGTGGACCTGGTGAAACAGGGCTTCTACGACGGCCTCCCCTTCACCCGCGCCGAAGACTTCTACGTCCTTCAGACCGGCGACCCCAAAGGCCCTGAGACCGGCTACATCGACCCGAAAACGAAGGCTGAGCGCCAGGTTCCGCTGGAAATCATGGTTCCCGGGGAAGCCGAGCCCTTTTACAACGCCACCTTCGAAGACCTAGGCCGCTTTGAGGCCACTCCGGTGCTGCCGTTCGCGACCCTGGGCACCATGGGCTGGGCCCACTCCGACGAATCCCTCGCCGATGGCTCCTCCCAGTTCTTCTTCTTCCTCTACGAGGCCGAACTGACCCCAGCAGGCCTGAACCTCGTCGATGGTCGCTACAGCGCCTTCGGCTACGTGGTCGACGGCTTTGACGTGCTCGAAGAACTGGGGATCGACGACAGCATCGTCCGCGCTCGCCTGATTGACGGGGGCGAGAACCTCAAAGCCCACGCCTAA
- the murC gene encoding UDP-N-acetylmuramate--L-alanine ligase gives MSAIAGILADRGYSISGSDPRDNAVLQDLRSRGVRVFREQSAATIDAIRSGTSCPPAVVVSSAVPASNPELVEAERAGLQTWHRSDVLAALIAAQPSISVAGSHGKTTTSTLVASLLHATNHDPTAVIGGVVPAFASNGRNGKGPLLVAEADESDGSLVKFQSWLGVITNLELDHTDHYSDLASLITTLQRFAKGSENLLANRDCPVLHEHFDASHWWSISTSEGVDYAAIADALHGDSTVATFYEHGEALGQFRLPLPGLHNLSNATAAMAACRLHGVSFDELQRAVEGLQAPGRRFDYRGTWFGRQVVDDYAHHPSEVKATLAMARLMVSSGRSPLPEPPQRLVAVFQPHRYSRTAEFLADFAEALSQADAVLLAPLYAAGEAPLPGISSAALAAEIERLAPDLPVCAFDTLDALADAIGNSSHSGDLVLAMGAGDVNSLWSRLEGRSAPAADLPLVA, from the coding sequence ATGTCTGCCATCGCCGGGATCCTGGCGGACCGTGGCTACAGCATCAGCGGCTCCGATCCGCGGGACAACGCCGTGCTGCAGGACCTGCGCAGCCGCGGGGTCCGGGTCTTTCGCGAACAAAGCGCCGCCACCATCGACGCGATTCGTAGCGGAACCTCCTGCCCGCCTGCTGTCGTCGTCAGCTCTGCGGTCCCGGCCAGCAACCCGGAACTGGTGGAAGCCGAACGTGCCGGCCTTCAAACCTGGCACCGCTCGGATGTCCTCGCGGCCTTGATTGCCGCCCAACCCTCCATCTCCGTGGCCGGCAGCCACGGCAAAACCACAACCAGCACCCTGGTGGCCAGCCTGCTGCACGCCACCAATCACGACCCCACGGCCGTCATCGGTGGCGTCGTACCTGCCTTCGCAAGCAACGGCCGCAACGGGAAGGGTCCCCTGCTGGTGGCCGAGGCCGATGAATCCGATGGCTCCCTGGTGAAATTCCAGTCCTGGCTGGGGGTGATCACCAACCTGGAGCTGGATCACACCGACCACTACAGCGATCTCGCCTCGCTGATCACGACCCTGCAGCGCTTTGCCAAAGGCAGCGAGAACCTGCTGGCCAACCGGGACTGTCCCGTGCTGCACGAGCACTTTGACGCCAGCCATTGGTGGTCCATCAGCACCAGCGAAGGCGTGGATTACGCCGCCATCGCCGATGCGCTGCATGGGGACAGCACCGTCGCCACCTTCTATGAACACGGCGAGGCCCTGGGGCAATTCCGGCTTCCCCTGCCGGGGCTGCACAACCTGAGCAATGCCACAGCAGCGATGGCGGCCTGCCGCCTCCACGGCGTGTCCTTCGACGAACTGCAACGGGCCGTGGAGGGACTGCAAGCCCCTGGACGCCGCTTCGACTACCGCGGCACGTGGTTTGGCCGCCAAGTGGTGGACGACTACGCCCACCACCCCAGCGAAGTGAAGGCGACCCTGGCGATGGCGCGGCTGATGGTCAGCAGCGGCCGCAGCCCCTTGCCGGAGCCCCCCCAACGGTTGGTGGCTGTCTTTCAACCGCACCGCTACAGCCGAACCGCTGAATTCCTAGCGGACTTTGCCGAGGCCCTGAGCCAGGCCGACGCCGTACTGCTGGCCCCGCTCTATGCCGCCGGTGAAGCGCCGCTACCGGGGATCTCCAGTGCGGCCCTCGCTGCTGAAATCGAGCGACTGGCCCCCGATCTGCCCGTGTGCGCCTTTGACACGCTGGACGCCCTGGCCGATGCCATCGGCAACAGCAGCCACAGCGGCGACCTGGTCCTCGCCATGGGAGCTGGAGACGTGAACAGCCTTTGGAGCCGCCTGGAAGGGCGCAGTGCCCCCGCTGCCGACCTTCCCCTTGTGGCCTAG
- the gap gene encoding type I glyceraldehyde-3-phosphate dehydrogenase, translating into MTLKVAINGFGRIGRNFMRCWLSRGSNTGIEIVGINGSGDTNTNAHLLKYDSMLGPLRNAEVTTTENTIVINGKTIKTFYDRNPANLPWKEWGVDLVIESTGVFNDDVGASKHFEAGAKKVILTAPGKGDKVGTFVVGVNADQYRHEDYDILSNASCTTNCMAPVVKVLDQAFGIVKGTMTTTHSYTGDQRILDASHRDLRRARAAAVNIVPTSTGAAKAVALVYPEVKGKLSGIALRVPTPNVSVVDMVLEMSRETTKEEVNAVLKAASENGMKGIIKYTDLPLVSSDHAGTDESTIVDSDLTLVMGGNMVKVICWYDNEWGYSQRVVDLAEIVAKNWK; encoded by the coding sequence ATGACGCTGAAGGTTGCGATCAACGGATTCGGCCGCATCGGTCGCAACTTCATGCGTTGCTGGCTGAGCCGCGGAAGCAATACCGGCATCGAGATCGTCGGCATCAACGGTTCCGGTGACACCAACACCAACGCCCACCTGCTGAAGTACGACTCGATGCTTGGCCCCCTGCGTAATGCAGAGGTGACCACCACCGAGAACACGATCGTCATCAACGGCAAGACGATCAAGACCTTCTATGACCGCAACCCCGCCAACCTCCCCTGGAAGGAGTGGGGCGTGGATCTGGTCATCGAATCCACCGGTGTCTTCAACGACGACGTCGGTGCCAGCAAGCACTTCGAGGCCGGCGCCAAAAAAGTGATCCTGACCGCCCCTGGTAAGGGCGACAAAGTCGGCACCTTCGTGGTGGGCGTGAACGCCGATCAGTACCGCCACGAGGACTACGACATCCTCAGCAACGCCAGCTGCACCACCAACTGCATGGCGCCTGTGGTCAAGGTCCTGGATCAGGCCTTCGGCATCGTCAAAGGCACGATGACCACTACCCACAGCTACACCGGTGACCAGCGCATCCTCGATGCCTCCCACCGTGACCTGCGCCGTGCCCGTGCCGCTGCGGTGAACATCGTTCCCACCAGCACCGGTGCTGCCAAGGCTGTCGCCCTGGTCTACCCCGAAGTGAAGGGCAAGCTGAGCGGCATCGCTCTGCGCGTCCCCACCCCCAACGTCTCGGTGGTGGACATGGTTCTGGAGATGAGCCGCGAGACCACCAAGGAAGAGGTCAACGCTGTCCTCAAGGCCGCGTCTGAGAACGGCATGAAGGGCATCATCAAGTACACCGATCTTCCCCTGGTCTCCAGCGACCACGCCGGTACCGACGAGAGCACCATCGTTGACTCTGACCTCACCCTGGTGATGGGCGGCAACATGGTCAAAGTCATCTGCTGGTACGACAACGAGTGGGGCTACAGCCAGCGCGTTGTCGATCTGGCCGAGATCGTCGCCAAGAACTGGAAGTGA
- a CDS encoding HNH endonuclease — protein sequence MHSRDAVFLEDLCPKLRVRRWRQSLHTYTGKTCIYCGKPSESIDHVFPQSRGGLSVTENCVPACLACNGRKSDADAFEWYRQQRFYDPRRAMAIRAWTDGDLRLALRLLQWASPGAIPKPAATDSGFNPMQPYLQAA from the coding sequence ATGCACAGTAGGGATGCCGTTTTCCTTGAAGACTTGTGCCCCAAACTTCGCGTTCGTCGATGGAGACAATCCCTCCACACTTACACGGGGAAAACATGCATTTACTGCGGCAAACCTTCTGAATCCATAGATCACGTCTTTCCGCAAAGTCGCGGCGGACTGAGCGTGACCGAGAACTGCGTCCCCGCCTGCCTGGCCTGCAATGGGCGCAAGAGTGACGCCGATGCCTTCGAGTGGTACCGGCAGCAGCGGTTTTATGACCCTCGCCGAGCCATGGCCATTCGCGCCTGGACCGATGGCGATCTGCGCCTGGCCTTGCGCCTGCTGCAGTGGGCGAGCCCCGGAGCCATTCCCAAGCCAGCCGCGACGGACTCCGGCTTCAACCCCATGCAGCCGTACCTGCAGGCGGCCTAG
- a CDS encoding DEAD/DEAH box helicase: MRLGASGSIELMLPFDAVTQAQLRAVRPRGYWRSRQGCWEFPLEAALVLRQHFGQRFAMEEPLPQWCRWLEQPLPPLPPHRELIAIAGLGDPLPDGRALFAHQRAAVRWLLARRGAVLADAMGLGKTLTALVAARAMVRAADCHVVVIAPTGLHRHWRQEAAALQLQITLLSWAALPDDLPEAGTVLIADEAHYAQNLNAARTQAFLRLARHPRLRVAWLLSGTPMKNGRPAQLFPLLAAIGHPLAKDQRAFEERYCLGHWHERSGTRQWSATGATHLPELQRLVRPLLLHRRKQDCLDLPPKRRQMLPVTLSEAEGQGFQHRLQLKVEDYRRRAAAGLVRRDAEALAVLTALRQIGAEYKLPAAADLVAQLQAEGQAVVVFTAFVAAAQLLQQRLGGALLTGRLAAAERQSVVDRFQAGEEQLLISTYGVGGLGFTLHRARHVVLLERPWTPGDAEQAEDRCHRIGMQGTLECHWLQLGVADQLVDCLIADKEERIALLLSRGQAQLDRQPLPRMVQQLLDQW, encoded by the coding sequence ATGAGGCTAGGAGCATCGGGCTCCATTGAGTTGATGCTGCCGTTTGATGCGGTGACCCAGGCCCAGCTGCGGGCGGTTCGTCCGCGCGGGTACTGGCGCTCAAGACAAGGCTGTTGGGAATTTCCCCTGGAAGCGGCTCTGGTGTTGCGTCAGCACTTCGGCCAGCGGTTTGCGATGGAGGAGCCGCTGCCCCAGTGGTGCCGCTGGCTGGAGCAGCCGCTGCCCCCGTTGCCCCCCCACCGTGAGCTGATTGCGATCGCTGGACTGGGGGATCCCCTGCCGGATGGACGCGCGCTCTTCGCGCATCAGCGCGCCGCGGTGCGTTGGCTGTTGGCCCGGCGCGGAGCCGTGCTGGCGGATGCCATGGGGCTCGGGAAAACCTTGACCGCCTTGGTTGCCGCACGCGCGATGGTTCGGGCGGCGGATTGCCATGTCGTGGTCATTGCCCCAACGGGCCTGCATCGCCATTGGCGGCAGGAGGCGGCGGCCTTGCAGCTGCAGATCACCTTGCTCAGTTGGGCGGCGTTGCCAGACGATTTGCCTGAGGCGGGCACGGTCTTGATTGCTGATGAGGCCCACTACGCCCAGAACCTGAACGCTGCGCGAACCCAGGCCTTTCTGCGCTTGGCACGCCATCCGCGGCTACGGGTCGCCTGGCTCTTGAGTGGGACGCCGATGAAGAACGGCCGACCGGCCCAGTTGTTTCCTCTGCTGGCCGCCATTGGGCATCCGCTGGCGAAGGATCAACGGGCCTTTGAGGAGCGCTACTGCCTCGGCCATTGGCATGAACGCTCAGGGACACGGCAGTGGAGTGCCACCGGGGCGACCCATCTGCCCGAGCTGCAGCGCTTGGTGCGGCCCCTGCTGTTGCATCGGCGCAAGCAGGATTGCCTCGATCTCCCCCCCAAACGGCGGCAGATGCTGCCCGTCACCCTGAGCGAAGCGGAGGGACAAGGCTTCCAGCACCGCCTGCAGCTCAAGGTCGAGGACTATCGCCGTCGTGCGGCGGCGGGTCTGGTGCGCCGTGATGCGGAGGCCTTGGCCGTGCTGACCGCCCTGCGGCAGATCGGCGCGGAATACAAGCTCCCTGCTGCTGCAGACCTTGTGGCGCAGTTGCAGGCCGAGGGGCAAGCAGTTGTGGTCTTCACCGCCTTTGTGGCGGCGGCCCAATTGCTGCAGCAGCGCCTAGGCGGTGCCCTGCTGACCGGACGTCTGGCGGCGGCCGAGCGGCAAAGCGTGGTGGATCGGTTTCAGGCGGGGGAGGAGCAGCTCTTGATCAGCACCTACGGCGTGGGGGGCCTCGGTTTCACCTTGCATCGCGCCAGGCATGTGGTCCTTCTGGAGCGGCCATGGACCCCCGGGGATGCCGAGCAGGCGGAGGACCGCTGTCACCGCATCGGCATGCAGGGCACCCTTGAGTGCCATTGGCTGCAACTCGGGGTGGCTGATCAGTTGGTGGACTGCCTGATCGCCGACAAGGAGGAGCGGATTGCCCTGTTGCTTAGTCGCGGTCAGGCCCAGTTGGATCGCCAGCCGTTGCCGCGGATGGTGCAGCAGCTGCTCGATCAGTGGTGA
- a CDS encoding DUF6554 family protein, which translates to MRFPLSRNGRLLRLAAALPLAALGWSALPSAALAGNETGAKGAQIYCFMRSSGNNHEVSWKAAYAVIKRQSASVFKTSPEHAAVMITEAVVADPGKYNDCGRYLGDLYVKAVDTTEEKSQSTHPDSTNRTGTSTGITSGTSNTGGGNVNRYAY; encoded by the coding sequence ATGCGCTTCCCCCTGTCCCGCAACGGCCGGCTGCTTCGGCTGGCTGCAGCCCTTCCGCTTGCTGCCCTGGGCTGGTCCGCACTGCCGAGCGCTGCCCTGGCTGGCAACGAAACCGGCGCTAAGGGCGCCCAGATTTATTGCTTCATGCGCAGCAGCGGCAACAACCATGAGGTGAGCTGGAAAGCTGCCTACGCCGTGATCAAGCGGCAGAGCGCGTCCGTGTTCAAGACCTCCCCTGAGCACGCGGCCGTGATGATCACGGAAGCCGTCGTGGCCGATCCTGGCAAGTACAACGACTGCGGCCGCTACCTCGGCGACCTCTACGTGAAAGCTGTCGATACGACTGAGGAGAAGAGCCAGTCCACCCATCCCGACAGCACCAACCGCACCGGCACCAGCACGGGGATCACCAGTGGCACCAGCAACACCGGTGGCGGCAACGTGAACCGCTACGCCTACTGA
- a CDS encoding AbrB family transcriptional regulator codes for MPSSLHLLAYLLAGIGGGLLALRTGIPAAPLAGALLGAGLVSMSGKLEAADWPLGTRTALEIGIGTVIGTSLTATAFSELRQLWRPALLITLTLVMTGLVVGLWCSRLLGMDPLIALLGAAPGGISGMSLVGAEFGVGAAVAALHAVRLITVLLVLPLAVRLLLGHGDIPPPAS; via the coding sequence ATGCCGTCCAGCCTCCACCTGCTGGCCTACCTCCTCGCGGGCATCGGTGGCGGCTTGCTCGCCCTGCGCACGGGGATCCCTGCGGCACCCCTCGCTGGCGCGCTCCTTGGAGCGGGGCTCGTCAGCATGAGCGGCAAGCTCGAAGCCGCCGATTGGCCCCTGGGGACGCGAACAGCCCTCGAAATCGGCATCGGCACGGTGATCGGCACCAGCTTGACCGCGACGGCCTTCAGCGAGTTGAGACAGCTCTGGCGGCCCGCCCTCTTGATCACCCTCACCCTGGTCATGACGGGCCTGGTGGTGGGGCTCTGGTGCAGCCGGCTGCTGGGGATGGACCCCTTGATCGCCCTCCTCGGGGCAGCACCAGGGGGCATCAGTGGGATGAGCCTGGTGGGTGCGGAATTTGGCGTTGGCGCCGCCGTCGCCGCCCTCCACGCCGTCCGTCTGATCACCGTGCTGTTGGTGCTTCCTCTAGCGGTGCGGCTGCTGCTGGGCCACGGGGACATTCCACCCCCTGCCAGCTGA
- the accB gene encoding acetyl-CoA carboxylase biotin carboxyl carrier protein: MQLDHNQLRELIALLGDSDIQELKLEGDDFRLELRRNLPGVQPQVVMQAAAPVAAPAAPAPAAAAPSAAPPAAPAVRSDLIEITAPMVATFYRSPAPGEAAFVELGAKINVGQTVCILEAMKLMNELESEVSGEVVEILVENGTPVEFGQVLMRVKPA; the protein is encoded by the coding sequence ATGCAACTCGATCACAACCAGCTGCGTGAGCTGATCGCCCTGCTTGGTGACAGCGATATCCAAGAGCTCAAGCTCGAAGGGGATGACTTCCGCCTGGAGCTGCGTCGCAACCTGCCCGGCGTCCAGCCCCAGGTGGTGATGCAAGCCGCCGCCCCCGTGGCGGCCCCGGCAGCCCCCGCCCCTGCGGCAGCGGCTCCCTCCGCGGCTCCTCCGGCAGCCCCCGCAGTGCGGAGCGATCTGATTGAGATCACCGCTCCGATGGTGGCCACCTTCTATCGCTCCCCTGCCCCCGGTGAGGCGGCCTTTGTTGAGCTCGGCGCCAAGATCAACGTGGGCCAGACCGTCTGCATCCTCGAGGCGATGAAGCTCATGAATGAGCTCGAGTCCGAGGTGAGCGGCGAAGTCGTTGAGATCCTTGTCGAGAACGGCACCCCCGTTGAGTTCGGTCAAGTGCTGATGCGGGTGAAGCCCGCCTAG
- a CDS encoding SDR family NAD(P)-dependent oxidoreductase: MTSRGVNPSSRVLVIGGGYTGQRFAAAARARGAQVWLTSRSAQEEPHWLRFNAGEAAIPELPEALSHVLITLPPNGDGEDDAYSLLLASLEQQPLDWVGYLSTTGVYGDTQGQWADEGSPTQPGLRRSQSRLSCEQRWLDSALPLQSFRLPAIYGPGRCPFQQLEQGTARLIHKPKQVFCRIHVDDIVGALLHCCDLPAEARPTVLNVSDDLPCPSSETLGYAAHLLGCKLPAVRTFQEAQPAMSPMALSFWADNRRVSNALLCQKLGYRLRYPTYREGFAASWDEERIRPK; this comes from the coding sequence ATGACGAGTCGTGGTGTCAACCCCTCCTCCCGCGTGCTGGTCATCGGCGGGGGATACACCGGTCAGCGCTTTGCTGCCGCGGCAAGGGCACGGGGAGCCCAGGTCTGGCTGACCTCACGGTCGGCCCAGGAGGAGCCGCACTGGCTCCGGTTCAATGCGGGCGAGGCGGCCATCCCCGAACTGCCTGAGGCCTTGAGCCATGTCCTGATCACGCTGCCTCCGAATGGGGACGGTGAGGACGACGCCTACAGCCTGCTCCTGGCATCCCTTGAGCAACAACCGCTCGATTGGGTGGGCTACCTCTCGACCACCGGGGTCTACGGCGACACCCAAGGCCAATGGGCCGATGAAGGGAGCCCCACCCAACCCGGGCTACGCCGCAGCCAATCCCGGCTCTCTTGCGAGCAACGCTGGCTAGACAGCGCTCTGCCGCTCCAAAGCTTTCGGCTCCCCGCGATCTACGGCCCGGGCCGTTGCCCTTTCCAGCAACTGGAACAGGGCACGGCACGGCTGATCCACAAACCCAAGCAGGTCTTCTGCCGGATCCATGTCGATGACATCGTTGGCGCCTTGCTGCACTGCTGTGACTTGCCCGCTGAGGCCAGGCCAACGGTGCTGAACGTCAGCGACGATCTGCCCTGCCCCTCCAGCGAAACCCTGGGCTATGCCGCCCACCTCTTGGGTTGCAAATTGCCCGCCGTCCGGACCTTCCAGGAGGCCCAGCCTGCGATGAGTCCAATGGCCCTCAGTTTCTGGGCGGACAACCGACGGGTCAGCAATGCATTGCTCTGCCAGAAGCTGGGCTATCGCCTGCGCTACCCGACCTACCGCGAGGGGTTTGCCGCCAGCTGGGATGAGGAGCGGATCCGTCCCAAGTGA
- the efp gene encoding elongation factor P, protein MISSNDFRTGTTIEIDGQVWRVVEFLHVKPGKGSAFVRTKLKAVQSGNVVEKTFRAGETVPQAVLEKAVLQHTYMEADDFVFMDMSTYEETRLTAKQIGDQRKYLKEGMEVNVVYWNGKPLEVELPNSVVLEITQTDPGVKGDTATGGTKPAIVETGAQVMVPLFLSIGEKIKIDTRTDSYLGREN, encoded by the coding sequence ATGATCTCGAGCAACGACTTTCGTACCGGCACGACGATCGAGATCGACGGACAGGTCTGGCGCGTCGTCGAGTTCCTGCACGTCAAGCCCGGCAAAGGTTCTGCCTTCGTGCGCACCAAGCTCAAGGCCGTCCAGTCCGGCAACGTTGTTGAGAAGACCTTCCGGGCCGGTGAGACCGTGCCCCAGGCGGTTCTCGAGAAAGCGGTGCTTCAGCACACCTACATGGAGGCCGACGACTTCGTCTTCATGGACATGTCCACCTATGAGGAGACGCGCCTGACCGCCAAGCAGATCGGCGACCAGCGCAAGTACCTCAAGGAAGGCATGGAGGTGAACGTCGTCTATTGGAACGGGAAGCCTTTGGAAGTGGAACTCCCGAACTCCGTTGTTCTGGAAATCACCCAAACTGATCCCGGTGTGAAGGGTGATACCGCGACCGGCGGCACCAAGCCCGCCATCGTCGAGACCGGCGCTCAGGTGATGGTTCCGTTGTTCCTCTCGATCGGCGAAAAGATCAAGATCGACACCCGCACCGACAGCTACCTGGGCCGCGAGAACTGA
- the pdxA gene encoding 4-hydroxythreonine-4-phosphate dehydrogenase PdxA, which produces MGDPPSDSNAKRPRLIVSLGDPAGIGGEVVLKALARWSSEAEPPLLVGCRRWLEENYQQLKRCSDAPLADPAGLELLDCPLEHPVQAGAPNARSGDASFLWLSEAVALVKRSKGAALVTAPIAKQYWHAAGHHYPGQTERLAELAGVQNASMLFTARSPQSGWRLNTLLATTHIPLQQVPKALNRERVQAKLDVLLGFCRRFRPNPTLAVAGLNPHAGEAGRLGHEEASWLEAALQDWAARNPDVRLLGPLPPDTCWLSAGLAWRQGGDAPDGFLALYHDQGLIPVKLLAFDQAVNTSLGLPFLRTSPDHGTGFDIAGRGLARSESMIAALEAAQELG; this is translated from the coding sequence ATGGGTGATCCGCCAAGCGACAGCAACGCTAAGCGCCCTCGCCTGATCGTCTCGCTGGGCGATCCCGCGGGCATCGGTGGAGAGGTCGTGCTCAAGGCCCTGGCGCGTTGGAGCAGTGAAGCGGAGCCACCGCTGCTGGTCGGTTGCCGCCGCTGGCTCGAGGAGAACTACCAGCAGCTCAAACGCTGCAGCGACGCCCCCCTGGCCGACCCCGCCGGGCTCGAGCTGTTGGATTGCCCGCTCGAGCACCCCGTCCAAGCCGGGGCTCCAAATGCCCGGAGCGGTGATGCCAGCTTCCTTTGGCTCAGCGAAGCCGTCGCGCTCGTCAAGCGGAGCAAGGGCGCGGCCCTGGTGACCGCCCCGATCGCCAAGCAGTACTGGCACGCCGCTGGCCACCACTACCCCGGGCAAACGGAACGCTTGGCTGAACTGGCGGGTGTCCAGAACGCCTCCATGCTGTTCACCGCCCGCTCGCCCCAAAGCGGCTGGAGACTGAACACCCTGCTGGCGACCACCCACATTCCCCTCCAGCAGGTGCCCAAGGCCCTCAACCGGGAACGGGTGCAGGCCAAGCTCGATGTCCTGTTGGGCTTCTGCCGCCGATTCCGCCCGAATCCAACCCTGGCGGTGGCGGGGCTCAATCCCCATGCGGGGGAAGCCGGGCGCCTGGGCCATGAGGAGGCGAGCTGGCTTGAAGCGGCTCTCCAAGACTGGGCGGCGCGCAACCCGGATGTGCGACTCCTGGGGCCACTGCCCCCTGACACCTGCTGGCTCAGTGCGGGCCTGGCCTGGCGGCAGGGCGGGGACGCCCCCGACGGCTTCTTGGCGCTGTATCACGACCAAGGGCTCATCCCCGTGAAGCTCTTGGCCTTTGACCAGGCGGTGAACACCAGCCTGGGGCTGCCCTTCCTCAGGACCTCACCGGATCACGGAACCGGATTCGACATTGCCGGGAGAGGCCTGGCGCGCTCCGAAAGCATGATCGCGGCCCTCGAAGCAGCTCAGGAACTGGGCTAG
- the thiL gene encoding thiamine-phosphate kinase: MRLDQLGEWELIERLSAYAPEGQLADDAAILSPSRSGAVVVNTDVLVDTVHFSDATMSPQDLGWRAAAANLSDLAAMGCSDVLGLTVGLVAPGDTAWDWVEGVYQGLSEALQRYGGRLLGGDCSSGQQRLLAITALGSLGPGPIRRGDGQPGDWLVSTGPHGLSRLGLALLQNQLEEPVPADLRQRAIQAHQRPRPRLDAIGALEASQPQGSPWRVCGTDSSDGLQRAVLNLAHASGCAAQLQRTALPCDPAMAALSSGERWCLNGGEDFELVLALEPAWAQRLGAALPGCQVIGELVAAASPALSWSESGLPLSDNDPGYRHFS; encoded by the coding sequence ATGCGGCTTGATCAGCTCGGGGAATGGGAGCTGATTGAACGGCTCTCGGCCTATGCGCCCGAGGGCCAGCTGGCGGATGACGCCGCGATCCTGAGCCCGTCGCGGTCTGGAGCGGTGGTGGTCAACACCGATGTCCTCGTTGACACCGTGCATTTCAGCGACGCGACCATGTCCCCCCAGGACTTGGGCTGGCGCGCGGCGGCCGCCAACCTCTCCGACCTGGCGGCGATGGGGTGCAGCGACGTCCTTGGGCTCACCGTTGGCCTCGTCGCCCCAGGCGACACCGCCTGGGACTGGGTGGAGGGCGTCTACCAGGGCCTCTCTGAGGCCCTGCAGCGCTATGGCGGCAGGCTACTGGGCGGGGACTGCAGCAGCGGCCAACAACGCCTGCTGGCCATCACAGCCCTGGGGAGCCTTGGACCTGGCCCGATCCGCCGCGGGGATGGGCAACCGGGCGATTGGCTGGTGAGCACCGGCCCCCACGGCCTGAGCCGCCTCGGGCTGGCGCTACTGCAAAACCAACTGGAGGAGCCCGTTCCAGCGGACCTCAGGCAGCGCGCCATCCAGGCCCATCAACGGCCCAGGCCTCGGCTGGATGCCATCGGCGCCCTTGAAGCGAGCCAGCCCCAGGGCTCTCCATGGCGAGTGTGCGGCACGGACAGCAGTGACGGGCTGCAGCGCGCGGTCCTGAACCTGGCGCACGCCAGTGGCTGCGCGGCCCAGCTCCAGCGCACCGCCTTGCCCTGCGACCCAGCGATGGCCGCCCTGAGCTCAGGGGAGCGCTGGTGCCTCAACGGAGGGGAAGACTTTGAACTGGTGCTGGCGCTGGAGCCGGCCTGGGCCCAACGCCTCGGCGCCGCGCTGCCGGGATGCCAGGTGATCGGCGAGCTAGTCGCGGCCGCCTCTCCAGCGCTGAGCTGGAGCGAGAGTGGTCTGCCCCTAAGCGACAACGACCCGGGTTACCGGCACTTCAGCTAG